ATTGAAACAAAATTCTGTTGATTAACATGGTCCTTACATTCACCGTAGATTCATTAGAGTCTGGGCACTAATGAATGTCGACTATGTATGTTATTGGAACAGGTTCAACGATGATATTGAGTTCATGATCGGCCACAAGCCCAACCTCTTCTGGCAGATCACATGGAGATTTGTCAGCCCCGCCATCATGCTTGTCATCTTTGTGTTCTACTTTATCACTAAAGTCCAAGAAACACCCATGTACAAAGCCTGGAATCCTGAATCGGTAACGTTTCACTTTGTTGTCAGTGGCCAAATTAGTTATGAAATGAGGAGATTAGCACCTGCTAATAGTAAATCAACTTGCATGCACATGTTCTCTATTGGGTGTTTGAAAGGATCTCACTAGACATTGGCATCAGTAGCCTATAAACACACTTAACAAGGTTATTATTGTTTCTTCACAGGACAACTTCCCTACATTGGAGGAGAAGGAATATCCAACCTGGATCTTTGCTATAATCTTCATCCTGGCAGGAATCCCAGGTCTTTCTGTACCTCTTACGGCTATTTACAAATGTTTGAGGAACCGCTGCTGCAAGAAGGATAATGAGTTTAAACAAGATGACTTAAACACTATTGCCAAGCAAGTTCACCTGACGGATGAGGCTACCAAGAACAAACCAGACATCCCAGAGACAGCAGATGGAAGATAGTGATCAAATCACCATTGTTGTTTTCATGACAGGCCATTTATTTACTCCATGCCACTGATAGCTGAAAGGAGTAGATACGTTTGATAGATTTACAAGGTTGTATGGATGAGGTATGACAGAAAAGCCATTAAAGCTTACATTGATTGACACATTGTTGTAATTTTTGTGCTGAGAAGTCAACATTAAACTAAATTATATCCTTTGTTCTTGTTATGTTCTTGTTCTAGTATAGTCCATCCAGTGTGTAGTTCTGGTCTAGTTCTGGTCTTGCTATAGCATAGTCCTTGGAGATTACCATTCAGTGTGTAGTTCTGGTCTTGTTATAGCATAGTCCTCGGGGATTACCATTCACTGTGTAGTTCTGGTCTTGTTCTAGTATAGTCCTCGGGGATTACCATTCAGTGTGTAGTTCTGATCTTGTTATAGTATAGTCCTCGGGGATTACCATTCAGTGTGTAGTTCTGGTCTTGTTCTAGTATAGTCCTCGGGGATTTACCATTCAGTGTGTAGTTCTGGTCTTGCTATAGCATAGTCCTCGGAGATTACCATTCAGTGTGTAGTTCTGGTCTTGCTATAGCATAGTCCTCGGAGATTACCATTCAGTGTGTAGTTCTTGCTATAGCATAGTCCTTGGGGATTACCATTCAGTGTGTAGTTCTGGTCTTGCTATAGCATAGTCCTCGGGGATTACCATTCAGTGTGTAGTTCTGGTCTTGATATAGCACAGTCCTTGGGGATTACCATTCATTATGTAGTTCTGGTCTTCTTATAGTATAGTCCTTGGGGATTACCATTCAGTGTGTAGCTCTGGTCTTGCTATAGCTTAGTCCTTGGGGATTACCATTCAGTGTGTAGCTCTGGTCTTGCTATAGCTTAGTCCTTGGGGATTACCATTCAGTGTGTAGTTCTGGTCTTGCTATAGCATAGTCCTTGGGGATTACCATTCAGTGTGTAGTTATGGTCTTGCTATAGCATAGTCCTTGGGTACTACCATTTAATGTGTAATGCTGGTTTTGCGATTTTGGGCTAATAAATATTCCAGACAATTGACTGATTATTTACTGGAATAACCAATTGATCAGATTTATTTGATTCATCTAGTTATCTTGTTCAAATGAATCTGAAAGGGGCACCATTAAGGGTTGCTTATAGAGAGACTTTTGAATGAACTATATCAGTAGTTATCATTAATCGTTACAGTGTTAATCCTATCAACAATATAATCATTTTTACCATGTtctcattctgaacagtcgtcGAGTGTCTGGAACCTCAAGAACCCAATAGCTCCTAAagtaacacaatgccacaaataaTTCATTTAAGGGTTTATTTACTAGACTAAATCAGTTGGAAAATGAGGTAGTTAAAGATACAATATAAAAGGAGGGTATAAGGAGATACAACACAGTTATTGAGGTGAGAATCTCCACAGGTCGATATGAATGAACTTCCATACTCAAGTCAGGCAGTACAACAGATTCTTCACAGGATTTTTGAGAATGACTTGATCTTAGTAATTGAAAGAGACAAATGTGAAAGGGGTTCACCAACACATTATTTCACCACCGTGACCTTATAGAGAGCTTCACCAACCAGGAATAGACAATGAACTAGGCAATCAGTTAGCATCCGAATATGGACAATGCCGGGACAGTATTGATCATGGGCTCGTAAATTTGACCAGCCATCTTACAATTACTCAATAACTTCCAATATGTCAGTTTCAGAGGAGTTTAAGAATGCAATAGGTCCTGTAGTTGAATGCCGATGTTGCCTGACCAAGTGGATTCCTCGAGGATGTGATGGAGAAATAAAAGGTCCATTGTCCTCTTCTCTTGACAGTAGTGATATGAGGCCAACAGGCCAAAAATAGCTCACAGCCAAAGGAGTGagtcccacttctctctctcgcgCAATTAGAGTTGTTTTCATTCTTTCTCTGATCCAGGTCGGGATGTATTGTGAAGTCAGTCCGTTGGTCTTGAATGAGAAACAGTGCGTTTCGCAGGATGCCCTCGGGGATGATTGCTTCCGTCTGAGTAGGATACTTTTTCATCGATCGGTATTTGGTTTCCAATGAGATGGGATCATTCGTCCAATGGTGGCCGCACCTCGCAGAAACGTGGTCTTGTCGTCTGTTAGTAAGTCCTATAATTCATAGGGATACTCACAGAGTGCGTGCTTATGATAGGCATCATGGGACCGCCCTGTGTATTCTAAGGATTCAGCATATCCCTGTTCTCTGGAAAAAACCTGAGATGTCCTCATAAGTGCCCACAGCATGTTCCTACTGCACAAAACACAGTTCACCAATCTCTAGGATAACTGCATTATTCAAGATGGTGGGAGTATTGATAGGGGAGTTCTAGATGCAACATGCCATTGATTACTATGACAAAATGATAAGCATTGtcatgtatttattataccaCAGAGCCTGGCCCAGTTGCAACTTCTACTGGCAGATCAAAAataatatgttttattgtcacatacaccaaaagcgtctgataaatggcaatGAATGTCttgttttacagggtcaaccATAGTAGTAAGGCACCCCTGGACTAAATTaagtttaagtgccttgctcaagggcacatcgacagagtTTTCACCTTGGGTATTCGAACCAgagacctttcagttactgatgcaacgctctaactgctaggctacctgccaccttcATGAAGGCTGATCAGTCCCTTCACGTTCGTCATTTTTGTCTTCTACTTTGATGACACAGTCCCTAAGGTATCCTGAATTGGTAATATTCCCTCTAAACATAATAAGCAGCTAAACTACAGAGTTTTGAGATTGAAAACACAATAAGATTTTGATGTCACAATCGACAATAACAGATTACATTCAAGTCAGTGCATTGCTCCAGTTCATGTTGATAGACTAGCTCATACTGAGACTTTCTTTGTAGGAAAACTGTACATATTAATGATTTTTATTGTGTGTCCCTTTCGGGAAATTTGTCTTGCAAATTTGGAGTTGAAGCcatatccagactggatctacagTGATCTACAgtcagtggtgtagagaggagcaGGCAGGAGGCAGTCCcaggtttagaactactgaatTTATTTAAGGACCATAGATCAAAGCGGGACGAAACCCAAATGCTGTTGTGCTCAAAATCTATCTTCATTATCAAAAAGGCACTGGGCGAACCCAAAGGGCAACATATAAAGTACTCAGGAAATAGTAGGAGAAACATTTACAATGACCCACAAAGACAAATGGCAGAaggagtatatatacagtgatagagtggggattggaaccaggtgtgtgtaatgatgacgagACAAGACCAGGGTTGATGAGTGAAGGATGTTTGCCAGCAGTAGGTTCGGCAGAAGCTAGAAGGCCAGCTACGCTGAACAGAAGGTGGAGCCAAAGCAAAGGCTGGTGTGACAGTACCCTCCCCCCGAGGCGCTGCTCCAGCAGCGGGGCACTGCTGACCTCGGGGACGACCCCGGAGACGCTGTGCGTGTCGGTCAGGACGACGCTTGTGGAAGTCCCGAATGAGAGAACGATCCAGGACGTAATGTGCCGGAACCCAGCACCGATCTTcgggaccgtacccctcccagtcgaCCAGGTACTGGAGAAGCCCTCCAACAGGCTGCGGATGGAGTAtgccggggccccctcgatgtgCAAGGGAGGGGGAGGTGCGTCGTGGGGTCCAGCACTAGCCAAGGGCCCAGCTGCttaccggcctgaggagagataCATGAAATGAGGGTGAGATCCGGTAATTGATGGGGAGTAGTAATCTGTACGTCACCTCATTGACTCTCCTCAGGACTGGGCTAAGCCATGGGCTCAGCTTTTGGCAGGGCAGGTGGAGGAGCAGGTCCTTCACCGGGATGAAAGACCGGGGCCCCACTGCAGCCCGCTCCCTCTGCCGGAGGACCACGCGCTGGAGATGGCACGCCGGAACCAATTGTCCACCACAGGATCCTCGATCTAACTCCAGTGCCAGGGCGCCTGGGCCGGGTGATAGCCTAGAACACACTGAAAGGgtgtgaggttagtggaagaGTGACGGAGGGAAGGTACCCAGTTCCTGATTTACCCTTTCCACCTACCCATTTGATTGGGGATGGTACCCAGAGGTGAGGCTGACcgttttgcccatcttaatcttttctttttattggccagtgtcttttaatcaattatttggtgacgtgaatacagtcctccccttcctcctctgaggaaccTCCACTGGGTATATTAAACTTGTGCTATTGATCCTACTTAAACTGTGTCAAGGGGTTATCTCTTGCGCAACTCAATATGGGGGAATGTAAGTTTAGATTAAAGCAACAATCTGTTGTTTTACTGAGgaagatggtcctccccttcctcctctgaggagccttcaCTGCTTTATACATACCCTTCAAGCTCCTTCAGACTCCAAAAAAATCTACCGAATGTTCTCAGCTTTTCTAATATCTGGTGGCCTAGCTGGTCGTGGCCTAGCTGGTCGTGGCCTAGCTGGTCGTGGCCTAGCTGGTCTAGCGGTAATGCCGATGTCAGCAAAGGTTTCAAATCTGGCCTTTATTGCCCTTTGACTCAGACTCTCTCTAGCATTCCCCACTgtcgtcccctctctctctctctgttcaataaATTCAGAAAATACATACAAATATACATTTAAGAAAATAGTAATAAAATAGAACCAGTCATGGATAATCAtgtatttgtctgtttgttttattAGGGTTGATGTGCCTCACCTCCTTCACTGTGGCTCTGATCTTTACCATGGACTCAACAGCTATGCAGGATCCCTGCCTCTACTCATCATAGTCTTCTTTGAGACCATCGCTGTGGTTTACATGTATGGGATAAACAAGTGAGGTCTACTTAATAGACCAAGCTCAATCTCAAGCACAAAGATAAAATAGTATCAAATCTTTGTTTTTCTTTCTTCAACTCATCTGAGAATGTTTCTTTGTTCTCAGGTTCAGTGATGACATAGTGTTTCTTTGTTCTCAGTTCTCAGGTTCAGTGATGACATGGAGTGGAGGACAGGGCGAAGGCCCAACATTCTCAGGCCATGTGCAGAGTGATCAGCcttctgatgctgctgatggtcttCCTGGCTTACGTGGTTGTCCAGGCTGAAACTCCACCCACGTACGCTGCATGGAACCCTGACCATGTAAGAGACATATTTTGTTGCATGTTGATGCATGTTGTAATATTGCATCACTACAGGCTGTAGTAGGACAAGATACAGATAACAATACATTATGATATTACTTAATGTTTAATCCAGTCATTTTACATCCAATAAACATGATCGATGCAAACTTCACATCTTTTTAGATGAACTGGGTAAAGAAACATCCTCTCCTTTCAATAGGTCCACTTCACCATGGCTGAGTTGCAGCCCTATCCCGCTGGGTGTCTGCTGGGTGATGCTGTCTgctctcccctgtgtctccatCCCTCTAGTGGCCCTCTACAGATTCACCCTCTTCCCGAAGAAACGTGTCATGGACAGAGGCAATCATAACCCCCTTTtagaatgacacacacacacacacacacacacacacacacacacacacacacacacacacacacacacacacacacacacacacacacacacacacacacacacacacacacacacacacacacactcccaacaGGGTACTTGGTGGTCAATTCAGGGTCATAATTTTGACCTGCACTCTACAGTAAAACAACACTCACTATCATAATCTTTCTGTGGAATTATTTATCCCTTTCAGTTTTTAATTACCTTCTCGCTTTCAAAACATAATTACTCATTGCTACATGGTCAGAAGGCCAATGATATTGATCAAATTGATAGGTTCATTTTAAGGAAATAAAACTTATTTAATTGTTATGATTCAACAGTGTTAGATTACTATTTTTTACTCCCACAGCTTCCTGCTTTTTGCATGGCATGTGTGGCTTGTTATTGGTGAGACTGATGCAAGAGGACCAGTAGGCAGCCAAATTCATCACTGCACAATTATATCCATGTGGAAAGACAGAGGCCgactatatctactgtaaataAAGACAGAGGCCGACTGTATCTACTGTAAATAAAGACAGAGGCCGACTGTATCTACTGTAAATAAAGACAGAGGCCGACTGTATCTACTGTAAATAAAGACAGAGGCCGACTGTATCTACTGTAAATAAAGACAGAGGCCGACTGTATCTACTGTAAATAAAGACAGAGGCCGACTGTATCTACTGTAAATAAAGACAGAGGCCGACTGTATCTACTGTAAATAAAGACAGAGGCCGACTGTATCTACTGTAAATAAAGACAGAGGCCGACTGTATCTACTGTAAATAAAGACAGAGGCCGACTGTATCTACTGTAAATAAAGACAGAGGCCGACTGTATCTACTGTAAATAAAGACACAGAACGGAACTAAATACGGAAAGCTTCTTACATCCTCTGTTTGATGTGCCAATATTTGTTATAATGaagatgtgtaatgtgtaatgatcatgctgttttatcaGATTATTGATAtgtcacctgtcaggtggatggattattttggtaaaggagaaatgctcacaaagaGGGAAGTAAACACATTTCTGCACAACATTTGAAAGAAATACGATTTTTGGGAGTATGGAACATTTCCGGGATCTTGTAACGgtattcctgtggtgaagtagaggcggaccaaaatgcagcgtggtttctttgattcatgtttaataaaaaaagataaacacgaacactacaaaaacaataaacgtggaaaaccaaaaacagccctatctggtgcaaaacacagagacaggaacaatcacccacaaacacacagtgaaacccaggctacctaaatatggttcccaatcagagacaatgactaacacctgcctctgattgggaaccatatcaggccagacatagaaatagacaaacaagacatccaacatagaatgcccactcagatcacaccctgaccaaccaaaacatagaaacatacagagcaaactatggtcagggtgtgacagatctttaatttcagctaaTGAAACATGGGATAAAGACTTTTACATTTcctgtttatattgttgttccgTATAACTTACATACTGTAAAGGACTTTTGTGTTATTTGTTATGGTTTCATGTTATCACTGGTCTAGTTTTGTCAGAACTCAATTGGTCtcttgtgtgcgcgtgtgcgtctgtgtgtgggtttttgtctgtgtgtgcatgtgtcataCGAGTGACACGGTTATCCTTTCTGTGGTGCGAGGGGACAGAGATATTGTCCCCTCATTGTCACGTGCTTTGGAATACTCTGGCTGCTTTTGTTGTCCCTCGTTCTGCTTTTCTGGCACTTTCATACAATGGTGCATTTTTACACACTGATTCTATCAAGCCTTTTATACTACTATAGGTTGAATTCCAGCTCTCCGGGAAGAGGAGCATCTCCATGTAGGATACATGGCAAAAGACACCTCATCAAGGAGCACCAGCAAGGATTCACCCCAACATCAGAGCCAAGGTGATGTTGGGATTGTTTCAGAAATGTCTTGAGGTGTgtcaagattttttttttttacatgtaggATTGGAAATgttggcttggttttgctctgcaGTTAGTGCACATTGAAGCAGCACATCGATGCACAGTGCTAGAAATGctcaaatgtatttgttttcaggGCTTTAAATTGTGTTTAAAATGTGTGTTTAAAATGTGTGTTCCTGTCTTCCTGAGGTAGAGTATGTTATTGCCAGAGGTAAACAGAATGTGTACCCTGCTGCAGATGATTTGACCTGATGACCCATGGGAGCCATCTTATAAATAGGCCTCAGAATCTGAACTGCAAGTCATGTTCAATAACACTGAAATACTATTTGAATTCATTTCAGACGAGCAAAGCACAATTAATTTGAGAACAACATTTGCGGTGTGATGTACTTTCTGGTTGACAATATTTTGTCTGAGATACGTTTATCTGAGATGGTTTCTGAGATATAAAGGATAAGGTACAAGATGTGAAGACTGGTGGCACTAAGATAATTAACATGAGGGTTTATGAATCACAATCCATCCGGTGTCTGTCACTGAACATCATCTGATCTGGTCAAATGCAACCAGAAACTGACTTCAACAGATTAACATGTTAGACATGGTTGAGGCTTAATAAGATGCCCTTTAACTTCATGTCAACACACCTTTCTTAAATCTGTCATTTAAATGTTCATGTGATGTTAAAAGGAATTGAActtgcaggggtgtcaaactcattccatggagagcCTAGAGTCTGCTGATTTTtggttttcctttcaattaagacctagacaaccagatgAGGGGAGTTCCTTGCTAATTAGTTACCTTAATTcctcaatcaagtacaagggaggagtgaaaacctgcagacactcggccctccatggaatgagtttgacacgtgttcTAAAGAATATGTTCAATGAGTTTCGGGTTTTCTATTACTAGTGAATTCCCTTAGGACTCTGAAATGCACCCACATACCTTTATTAAACAGACTATTGAGTTGAGTAGACCCATTCTTAATACTACTAGTTCTATTGAGTTGAGTAGACCCATTCTTAATACTACTAGTTATATTGACTTGAGTAGACCCATTCTTAATACTACTAGTTATATTGAGTTGAGTAGATCCATTCTTAATACTACTAGTTCTATTGAGTTGAGTAGACTCATTCTTAATACTACTAGTTATATTGAGTTGAGTAGATCCATTCTTAATACTACTAGTTTATTGAGTTGAGTAGACCCATTCTTAATAATACTAGTtacagtcagaagtttacatacacttaggttggagtcattaaaagttgttttcaaccactccacacatttcttattaacaaactataatttgcatgacaagtaatttatccaacaattgtttacagacagattctttcacttataattcactgtatcacaattccagtgggtcagaagtttacatacaccaagttgactgtgcctttaaacagcttggaaaattctagaaaattatgtcattcaaaagaaatcagccaagacctcagaaaaaaaattggagaccttcacaagtctggttcatccttgggagaaatttccaaacgtctgaaggtaccacattcacctgtacaaacaatagtaagcaagtatattacacaccatgggaccacgcagctcaggaaggagacgcgttctgtctcctagagatgaacgtactttggtgcgaaaatcaatcccagaacaacagcaaaggaccttgtgaagacgctggaggaTACAagttcaaaagtatctatatccacagtaaaacgagtcctatatcagcATAACCTGAAaagcagctcagcaaggaagaagccactgctccaaaactaccataaaaaaagccagactacggtttgcaactgcacatggggacaaagatcatactttttggagaattgtcctcttgtctgatgaacaaaaatagaactgtttggccataatggccatcgttataTTTGGGGGAAAAAGAGTGATGCTtgcaaccgtgaagcacggggctggcagcatcatgttgtggggttgctttactgcaggagggactggtgcacttcacaaaatacatggcatcacgggggaggaaaatgatgtggatatgttgaagcaacatctcaagacacaagacagtcaggaagttaaagcttggtcgcaaatgggtctcccagatggacaatgacctcaagcatacttcgaaagttgtggcaaaatggcttaaggaaaacaaagtcaaggtattggagtggtcatcacgaagtcctgacctcaatcctattgaaatgtgtgggcagaactgaaaagcgtgtgcaagcaaggaggccgacaaacctgactcagttacaccagctctgtcaggaggaatgaggtctacaaacctgactcagttacaccagctctgtcaggaggaatgaggtctacaaacctgactccgttacaccagctctgtcaggaggaatggaacaACATTCACccgacttattgtgggaagctattggaaggctacctgaaacgtttgatccaagttaaacctttataaggcaatgctaccaaatactaattgagtgtatgtaaactgggaatgtgatgaaagaaataaaagctgaaataaatctctactattattctgacatttcacatttttaaaataaagtggtgatcctaaatgacctaaggAAGGGAATtttcactaggattaaatgtcaggaattgtgaaagactgtttaaatgtatttgtatgtAAACTTAAACTGTaaatgtaaactttcgacttcaactgtatgttcaaGTTCAG
This genomic stretch from Oncorhynchus keta strain PuntledgeMale-10-30-2019 unplaced genomic scaffold, Oket_V2 Un_contig_17566_pilon_pilon, whole genome shotgun sequence harbors:
- the LOC118380766 gene encoding sodium-dependent neutral amino acid transporter B(0)AT1-like, producing the protein MNVDYVCYWNRFNDDIEFMIGHKPNLFWQITWRFVSPAIMLVIFVFYFITKVQETPMYKAWNPESDNFPTLEEKEYPTWIFAIIFILAGIPGLSVPLTAIYKCLRNRCCKKDNEFKQDDLNTIAKQVHLTDEATKNKPDIPETADGR